The Pseudomonas orientalis genome contains a region encoding:
- a CDS encoding TenA family transcriptional regulator, with product MEASSYPAWAQQLIQDCSESKRRVVEHELYQRMRDNTLSARTMRHYLIGGWPVVEQFALYMAQNLTKTKFARHPGEDMARRWLMRNIRVELNHADYWVNWARAHGVSLEDLQAQNVPPELHALSHWCWHTSSADSLIVAIAATNYAIEGATGEWSAVVCSTGVYAAAFPEEERKRAMKWLKMHAQYDDAHPWEALEIICTLAGTNPSAALQVELRQAVCKSYDYMYLFLESCMHLEQEKEKAPAFVRERQARVASEA from the coding sequence ATGGAAGCCTCGAGTTACCCCGCCTGGGCCCAGCAATTGATCCAGGACTGTAGCGAGAGCAAGCGTCGGGTTGTCGAACACGAACTGTACCAGCGCATGCGCGATAATACGCTCAGCGCCAGGACCATGCGCCACTACCTGATCGGGGGCTGGCCTGTGGTGGAGCAGTTCGCCTTGTACATGGCACAGAACCTCACCAAGACCAAATTTGCCCGTCATCCTGGCGAGGACATGGCGCGACGCTGGCTGATGCGCAATATTCGCGTGGAACTGAACCACGCCGATTATTGGGTGAATTGGGCGCGTGCCCATGGCGTCAGTCTTGAAGACCTGCAGGCCCAGAACGTGCCACCGGAGTTGCACGCACTGAGCCATTGGTGCTGGCACACCAGCTCGGCTGACTCGTTGATCGTCGCGATTGCCGCCACCAACTACGCCATCGAGGGCGCGACGGGGGAGTGGTCCGCCGTGGTCTGTTCCACCGGCGTGTATGCCGCTGCCTTCCCCGAGGAAGAGCGCAAGCGTGCGATGAAGTGGCTGAAGATGCACGCCCAGTATGATGACGCGCACCCCTGGGAAGCCCTGGAAATCATCTGCACCCTCGCCGGCACAAACCCGAGCGCAGCCCTGCAGGTGGAGTTGCGACAGGCCGTGTGCAAGAGCTATGACTACATGTATCTGTTCCTGGAAAGTTGCATGCACCTGGAACAAGAGAAGGAAAAGGCGCCGGCGTTCGTGCGTGAGCGCCAGGCCCGAGTCGCCAGCGAGGCGTGA
- a CDS encoding EAL domain-containing protein, whose amino-acid sequence MKQKRTLGTPRLLGIVWPFIAVVLFQALLGCVSLYVLSAVRGYVAGESLWSKGQKDAIYYLTLYADDRDAATYLKYQQAIAVPQGGHELRIALDSPTPDIPAARLGIIKGGNHPDDVSSLIWLYLNFRHFSYLEKAIELWTVGDGYLLQLDELARQMHGAIAADRVDASDVRLWKARITAINEGVTPAAKAFSDALGEGSRMILRLLLITNLATALGLIVLALLRTHKLLAQRHAFADALQAEKERAQITLESIGDGVITTDVDGAIAYMNPAAEALTHWKSAQAQGLPLAALFKLLDENAEPDGFTLLEHIIKGELSGGSEHSKLIQRLDGSTVSVTLVGAPIRSAGKVSGAVLVLHDMTQERQYIANLSWQATHDALTGLANRREFEYRLDQVLQQVARQQNGRHALMFLDLDQFKLVNDTCGHAAGDELLRHICALLQSDLREGDTLARLGGDEFGILLENCPAPVAEKIAESLRHTVQSLHFVWKGRPFMTTVSIGLVHISQAPTTLETSLRAADMACYMAKEKGRNRVQVYHADDSELSIRFGEMAWVQRLHMALEEDRFCLYSQEISPLGHTEAGTGHIEILLRLHDEAGRIILPDSFIPAAERYGLMTSLDRWVVENVFKIIARCMHERPGRPMAMCAINLSGITIGDDDFLGFLREKFDTYSIPPEMICFEITETSAIANLGSAIRFINELKALGCHFSLDDFCAGMSSFAYLKHLPVDFLKIDGSFVKDMLDDPINRAMVEVINHIGHVMGKRTIAEFVETSQIEQALLEIGVDYAQGYLIERPQLFTCDRLQCRPVRPQPLLFKAPGTFR is encoded by the coding sequence CGTTGTGCTGTTCCAGGCATTGTTAGGCTGCGTCAGTCTCTACGTGCTTTCGGCGGTGCGTGGCTATGTGGCAGGTGAAAGCCTGTGGTCCAAGGGCCAGAAAGACGCTATCTATTACCTGACCCTCTACGCCGATGACCGCGACGCGGCGACCTATCTCAAATATCAGCAAGCGATTGCGGTGCCTCAGGGCGGGCATGAGTTGCGCATCGCCTTGGACAGCCCAACCCCGGATATACCGGCCGCGCGCCTGGGAATCATCAAGGGCGGCAACCACCCGGACGACGTCTCCAGCCTGATCTGGCTGTACCTCAACTTTCGCCATTTCAGCTACTTGGAAAAAGCCATCGAACTCTGGACGGTGGGCGACGGCTATCTGTTGCAACTGGACGAACTTGCTCGCCAAATGCATGGCGCCATTGCTGCTGATCGGGTCGATGCCAGCGATGTGCGGCTGTGGAAGGCGCGTATCACGGCAATCAACGAAGGTGTGACGCCGGCGGCCAAGGCGTTCAGCGATGCCTTGGGCGAAGGCTCGCGGATGATCCTGCGCCTGCTGTTGATCACTAACCTGGCCACGGCCCTGGGCCTGATCGTCCTGGCGCTGCTGCGCACGCACAAATTGCTGGCCCAGCGTCATGCGTTTGCCGATGCCCTGCAGGCGGAGAAGGAGCGGGCACAGATCACCCTGGAGTCGATTGGCGACGGGGTCATCACCACCGATGTGGACGGTGCGATTGCCTATATGAACCCCGCCGCTGAAGCGCTGACCCACTGGAAGTCGGCCCAGGCCCAGGGCCTGCCGCTGGCGGCGTTGTTCAAGCTGCTGGATGAAAACGCCGAGCCGGACGGCTTCACCCTGCTTGAGCACATCATCAAGGGCGAACTCAGTGGCGGCAGTGAACATTCCAAGCTGATCCAGCGCCTGGACGGCAGCACCGTCTCCGTGACCCTGGTGGGCGCGCCGATTCGCAGCGCGGGCAAGGTCAGTGGCGCGGTGCTGGTGCTGCATGACATGACCCAGGAACGCCAGTACATCGCCAATCTTTCCTGGCAGGCCACCCACGATGCCTTGACTGGCCTGGCCAACCGGCGTGAATTCGAATACCGCCTTGATCAAGTGCTGCAGCAGGTGGCGCGCCAGCAGAACGGTCGGCATGCCTTGATGTTCCTCGACCTGGATCAGTTCAAGCTGGTCAATGACACCTGCGGCCATGCCGCGGGCGACGAATTGCTGCGACATATTTGCGCGCTGCTGCAATCGGACCTGCGCGAAGGCGATACCCTGGCGCGGCTGGGCGGCGATGAATTTGGCATCCTGCTGGAAAATTGTCCGGCACCCGTGGCCGAGAAAATCGCCGAGAGCCTGCGCCACACCGTACAGAGCCTGCATTTTGTGTGGAAGGGCCGGCCGTTCATGACCACCGTCAGCATCGGCCTGGTGCATATCTCGCAAGCGCCCACCACCCTGGAAACCTCGCTGCGCGCCGCCGACATGGCATGCTACATGGCCAAGGAAAAGGGGCGTAACCGGGTGCAGGTGTATCATGCCGACGACTCGGAGCTGTCCATACGCTTCGGCGAAATGGCGTGGGTGCAACGCCTGCACATGGCCCTGGAAGAAGACCGCTTTTGTCTTTACTCCCAGGAAATTTCGCCGCTGGGCCATACCGAAGCGGGTACCGGGCACATCGAAATACTTTTGCGCCTGCACGACGAAGCGGGGCGAATCATCCTGCCCGACAGTTTCATTCCGGCCGCCGAGCGTTACGGCTTGATGACTTCACTGGATCGCTGGGTGGTGGAGAACGTATTCAAGATCATTGCCCGTTGCATGCATGAGCGTCCGGGCCGACCCATGGCCATGTGTGCGATTAATCTGTCAGGCATAACCATTGGCGATGATGATTTTCTCGGGTTTTTGCGTGAAAAATTCGACACTTACAGCATTCCCCCGGAAATGATTTGTTTTGAAATAACTGAGACCAGCGCTATCGCCAATTTAGGCAGTGCAATTCGTTTTATTAATGAACTCAAGGCGTTAGGGTGCCACTTTTCCCTTGATGATTTTTGCGCCGGAATGTCCTCATTCGCCTATCTCAAACATTTACCTGTAGACTTCTTGAAGATCGATGGAAGTTTCGTAAAGGATATGCTGGACGACCCGATTAACCGCGCCATGGTCGAAGTGATCAATCACATCGGCCATGTCATGGGTAAACGCACAATTGCCGAGTTTGTTGAAACGTCGCAGATCGAACAGGCGTTACTTGAGATAGGTGTGGACTACGCTCAAGGCTATTTGATCGAGCGCCCGCAATTGTTTACCTGTGATCGCCTGCAGTGCCGACCCGTGCGGCCGCAGCCCCTGTTATTCAAGGCGCCCGGTACATTCCGCTGA